Part of the Flavobacterium alkalisoli genome is shown below.
GAGGCGGTTTCTCAAATGACCGAAGCCGGTGTAGACGGCTACATAATGAAAAACTCCTCTCTTAAGGTAGTGCTTGCTGCCATAAGGGCCGTTATGAACGGTGAAACCTTTTTTGACGACTCTATAAAAAGTGCCGAACCCAAAAACGATGAGGGAGACTTACCCCTTAGTAAACGTGAAAAGGAAATTGTTGCCCTTGTAGGACAGGGAAAAACCTCTCAGGAAATTGCCGACCTCCTTTTTATAGGCAAAACCACAGTAGATACTCATAGAAAGAACATACTTAAAAAATTGAGCCTCCATGGAAAAAGCGAACTCTTACGATACTCCATGGAACGGAAGTATGATTTTTAGTTTTGGTAGAATTAAAATATCATTTTTTGATTTTTTTTGTAGTAAAAATACCCAGTAATGGGTATTTTTTTGCTTTGCATATTACCCCAACTTTGTAATAAATAACCTTAGTATTAACCTACAAATCAATTTATTATGAAGACAATGAGAAAACTTTTACTCTTACTTATGCTGTTAAGTGTACCTGCAGCTTTTGTTTCTTGTGAAGAAGAGGAAACAACAGACGTTAGCAATGATGCC
Proteins encoded:
- a CDS encoding response regulator — encoded protein: MIRLAIAEDHQSLIDGIKIFLEYEDDIKVVGEANDGEKLLEIVHAKKPDIVLTDIRMPKMDGITATREIKKDYPNCKVIAFSMFEQEEAVSQMTEAGVDGYIMKNSSLKVVLAAIRAVMNGETFFDDSIKSAEPKNDEGDLPLSKREKEIVALVGQGKTSQEIADLLFIGKTTVDTHRKNILKKLSLHGKSELLRYSMERKYDF